DNA from Candidatus Delongbacteria bacterium:
CATCAATTTTTCTCAGTTTGTAGTAATCACAATTTTTGCAATCATCGGAGTTTAAAGAAACCTTATTAGAACAATCTGGATTGAACTCAAGAACTTTCCAACATGGTACAATAAAATCAACTTTGTTATTTAGCTTACAAGCTCTATTGGTACAAGATTGCTTCCTCCAGCATTCTGAATTCTCATATCCAACTTCACTTAGCTTTATTAACTTTGGTTCCACTGAATCTAAAAGTTCAAAACCTTCAGTAATAAATTCATATAAAAGGTCATCATCTATCTCAACATACTCTGTAGATTGTATTACTTTTTTTTCTTTTCCTTCAATTCTACTAGACAACTCTTCTATCTTCTTTGCAATCTCTCCTGACTTAACAGGTTTCGGATAAAAGTAATATTCCAAGTCAGATAGCTTATCTAATTCATTTTGAGTTGAATATCCAGAAATAAGAATTATAGGAATCTTTTTTTTCTCAAATACTTTAAGTGCAAGATCAATACCAGATATTCCAGGCATTTTTATATCTGTAATTACAATATCCGGATCAAAATCTCTGATATAACTTAGAGCTTCAGAACCATTTTCTGCAGTCTGAATTTCATACCCCTGATTTAGGAAATATTCTCTCAATAGATCTCTAATTAATTTGTCATCATCAACTATGAGTAGTTTCATGTCTTACCCGTTAGTTATATAAACAAAATGGAATAACATATTGTTCAAGGTAAACCTGAAAAGGTTTAAAATCAAGAAAAATGAGCAATTTCTTGCTTCCTTTCATTTTCATATATATTATCTTCTTAATATATGTCAAAATTGATTAAAAGGAGACGATTATGTTAAAAAAAAATGTAGCTGAAGCACTTAACAATCAAGTTCAAGTTGAAGCTTTTTCCTCAAACCTTTATCTTGCAATGGCTTCTTGGTGTGAAGTAAATGGCTTTGAAGGTGCTGCTTCTTTCCTTTACGCTCATTCCGAAGAAGAAAGAATGCATCAGATGAAACTTTTTTCTTACATTAACAGAGCTGGAGGACATGCAATAGTACCTGAGCTAGAGAAACCTGAATCAGATTATGAAAATCTAAAGTCTATGTTTGAAAAGATTCTTGAACATGAGATATTTGTAACAGAT
Protein-coding regions in this window:
- a CDS encoding ferritin — protein: MLKKNVAEALNNQVQVEAFSSNLYLAMASWCEVNGFEGAASFLYAHSEEERMHQMKLFSYINRAGGHAIVPELEKPESDYENLKSMFEKILEHEIFVTDTINKLVDICISEKDYLTNNFLQWYINEQLEEEDTFKKILDKINMIGIDGRGLYFLDNELKNLSLSNSTEVTA